The Acidobacteriota bacterium genomic interval AATCGCTGATCGAGCGCGCGCGGATGTCCGAGGGGGTCCGGCGGGCGGATCTGCAGGCCGGCGACCGCCTCGTCGTCCAGACGAAGAACTCGGCGTACTCCATCCTGGTGCTCGGCGACGGTCGCTACGTCGTCAGCGGCGGTTGGTTCGATCGCAAGGGAGTCTCCCCCGCGACGGTGACGATCAACGGATGCACCTTCGGGACCCGGGCGATCCTGACCGACCTCGTCGCGGGACGGGGGCTCTTCATCGAGTTCGGGAACAACGTGGTCACGACGCGGATCCGCAGCTTCAAGGTCCTCAGGACCGACGCGGACACCACCGTCCACTAGCGGCGCCTTCCCGCCCGGAGGCGGGAGTCAGAACCCCGGCGGGAAGTCGTCGCGCGTCCGCACGAGCGCGAGCCACGCCGCGGCTCCGTTCCGATCGACGTAGCGCGCCACGCGCCGCAGCCCCTCCCCGTAGATCGGGTCCTTCGATTTTTTCATGCGCGTCACGACGTGCGCCGCCTCCTCGCCGGGATAGGCGGAGAGGGCCGTCAGCGCGGCGAAGTTGCAGCTCCCCTCCGAAAGCACCGGAGAGGTGTCGAGGCGCCCGGACCTCAGCATCCACACGTGCGTCAGCTCGTGGGCCATCGTCGCGAGGGTCTCGATGCGGGGCATTCCCGCCAGGACGTGGACCGTCACCGTCTCGGTCGTCGATCGCGCGCCGACCGTGGTGATCGTCTCGTAGCGCGTGTAGCCGGTCCGTGAGCGCGAGCTGTCGCCGCTGATCTCGGCCATCCGATCCGCGTCGATGAGCCGGAGCCGGATCTCGGAGACGTCCACGGCGATCGACAGCGCCGCGATGCGCGAGGCCGCCTCGGCGAGGAGCTTGCGCCCCTCGCCGGCCCCCTCCACGGCGCTCCGCCGGCAGAGGTTGCAGACGTTGCGGCCGTCGGGGTACCGGACGCCGCCGTGCGTGAGCGCCTCGGAGATCAGCCTGCCGCAGTACTCGCACTCCGGGACCTCGGACCGGTGCGACGCGTGGTAGGCGTTCCCCCAGGAGTCGCGCAGGAACGTGCCGTTGAGGATCCCGCCGCAGATGGTGCAGCGCGGGGCGACGTGCTCCTCCCAGCAGGCGCGGTGGTAGGACCTCCCGTCCTGCTCGAGGTAGTTGCCGGTGATCGGCGCGCCGCAGTACGCGCACCGCTCGGCGGCCCTCGATGGACCCGCCGAGGCGGCCAGCAGCAGGAGGAGGCAGAGCGCGGCGACCGCGATCGGCGAGCGCATCGTCTTCGTGACGTTCAGTCCTTCTTCTTCTTTTTCTTCTCGGCCTCGGGCTTCTTCGCGTTCCCGTCCTTCTCCTTCGAGTCCTTCTGCTTCACGTCGGCGGGCGGGGCCTGCGCCGGCTTCTCGCCCCCGGACGGTCTGGCCTGCTGCGGTGGCTCCGTCCCGGAAGGAGCGGCGTGGTGCGAGGGTCCGTTCCCCGAAGGATGGTGCTGATGCGACGGGGCACTTCCCGCGGGCCCCGCGGGCTTTGCCGGCTGCGCCGACCCGGTTCCCTCCTGACCAGTCTGACCGCGCTGTCCTCCCTCGGCCGGCGGTTTGGTCTGAGGCTGACCGGACTGGGGCTGGCCCGACTGAGGCTGTCCGGACTGAGGCGGCGGAGTCCTGTGGAGCTTCTGCCATCTCCCGTGCCCCTTCGTGGACTCACCCTCGGGCGGCTGGGCCGGCTGACCCGTCGCGGCCGGCGGCTCGCCGCCCGCGGAGGCCGTCGATGGCGTGCCCCCCCTCGGCTCATGCGGGCCCGGCATCCCCGGCTTCACCTGTGCCGGAGCCCCCTCGGGCTTCCCCTCGGAGTGCGGCGTCATCGGCTGGATGTCGTGCTCGATGGGGCGCGGGCCGCGTCCCCGGTTCTCTCCTCTCGCCTGGAGCTTCTGCGGCCGCTCGGCGGAGAGGGCCGAGCGCGCGTTGACCCCTTCCGGGACCTTCGTTCCCCTCTCGTAGGGCTTGCCCACATCGCCGCCGTAGGCGATGGGCTCACGGACCGGCTTGCCGGTCGTCCGGATCGTCTGCTCCTTGTCCCTGAAGGGTGTCTGCTTGGGGGGCGGGACGAGCCGCGTCACGAACGGGCGCTGCTGCTCGGGTGGAGGGGCGACCTGCTTCCGCCCCTCGCGCGGCGGGTACGAGGCGAGGCTGTCCCGGGTCGGCGCGACCCCCGTGGGGGAGGTCCCCATCACCGGCACATCGCGCACCTGCTCGGGGCGATAGTGCACGCGATCGCCGCGGCCGGTGACGAAGGTATTTTGGTTCACGACGGTCACGGAGTTCACGACGGTGATGTTGGTGTAGTGGACGCTTGTCGTCGGCGCCGGCTGCCACGGGTAGTAGTACGGCTCGGCGGGGGCCAGCGGCACCCAGCCGATGTTGGGCTGGCTTCCGATCGAGACGCCGACGCTCCAGTGGGATCCGCCGACGAAGGCGACGAGCGCGGGGGCGTAGACGGGCTGGGGCATCACGACCGGAGTCGGGGCGATGAAGCCGGCGGGAGGCGGCGGCACCCACGCCCAGCCTCCGCCGACCGAGACCCATCGGCCGTAGTGATACGGCGCCCATCCCCACGATTCGTAGGAGACCCACGTCCACCCGTACGGATCCTGCCAGACCCACCGGCCGGACTGATACGGCGCCCAGTCGGGGCTGACGCCGGCGGGAACCCAGACCGAGCCGTACGTCGGATCGGCGCGCCAGGCGCCGTGCTCGTCGAGATCCTCGTAGCCGTCGACGTCCGCGTGGACGTGATGGGCGCTCTCCGCCTTCTGGAACCTTTCGTCGCGACCCGCGGCCCAGGCGTCGAACGGGCCCGAGGGGCGCACGCGGCCGTACTCGTAGGTCGGGGGCTCGGCGTCATCGAGGCCGAGCGTCTCGTTGTCGTCGACGTCGAGCTGCTCGCCGTTGAGGGCGACGGAAAGCCCCCCTCTCACCACCTCGAAGCTCGTGCGCCGGGGATCCACGGTGACCCTGTAGGTCCCGGGGGCGGTGATGGCGGCGGTCGCGTTGGGAGTGTCGATCTCGATCGTGCTCCCCTGCGGCGAGGACCCCACCTGCAGGTACATGTGCCCGGAGCTCACGCCGATCTGCGTCACGTCGGAGGTCAGGCTCACGAGATCGATCTGGGTGTCGTTGGCGAGCCGGGCGAAGTTCCCCCTTCCGAGGCTGATCTCCGCTCGGGCTTCCTTCGCCGTGTAGACGGAGTCCCCGGTCATGAGCGGCGTGTTCGCGCCGAGATCGTTCCAGTCGTCCGCGTCGCCGCGCTGGTAAGAGGCATCTCCTTCGACGAAGCTCGCGCGGACGATTCTTTCGGGCTTCTCCGGAGGCGCATGCGGGTCCGGAGGGACCTGGGCCGCGAGCAGCCGGGGCGCCGGCGACAGCGCGGAGAGGAACATCAACGCCAGCAGAGTGCGCTTCATCCTGATCCTCCATGAGGCTCCGGCGCCTTGGCGATGGCGCCGACCCGTGACGGGTGGAAGTCCGTGGTGCCTGGTTTCTGCGGGGACGGGAGCGGCGACATCAATATGGCGCGGGCGCCGCGGGCGGCAACCGCGTGGAATCCGACACGGGCCGGAACCCTGGCGGGATTCTAGACCACGCGCGGGCAGGAGCGGGGATCGAATGTCGGCCTTGTCCGGGTCTGTCGCGACCCCGGGCGGAGCGGGCTCGCGGGCGTCAGGAGATGAGGCGCGCCCTCAGGGCCTTCGTCACCGCCTCGGACTTCGAGTGGACGTGGAGCTTCCCGTAGATGCTCCGGATGTAGTTGCGGATGGTGTTCACCGTGACGCCGAGCTGCTCGCCGGCGGACTGGTAGCTGTGCCCTTCGCTGAGCAGCTTCAGGAGGCGCGTCTCGTGCGGGGTCAGCCGCTCGTCGTCGCGCGCGGGGGTGTGGGTCCGCTGGAAGAGGGTCACGACCTTCCGCGCGATCTCGGGGGACATCGGTGACCCCCCTTCGTGCGCCTCGCGGATCGCCTCGACGAGCCGGGAGGGGGCCGTGTTCTTCAGCAGGTAGCCGCAGGCGCCGTTGCAGATCGACTCGAAGATCTTGTCCTCCTCGGCGAAGACCGTCAGCATGAGGACCTGCATGCCTGGAAGCCTTTCCCTCAGGAGCCTCACCCCCTGCGACCCGAGCATCCCAGGAAGGTGGATGTCGAGGAGGAGGACGTCGGGGGGATAGCGCGGGAGGGACGCCAGCGCCTGCTCGACGGAGCCGAAGGTGCCGGCGAGCCCGTAGCTGGTCGTGGCCGTGATGAGGGCCGCGAGCCCCGTTCGCAGCGACTCGTCGTCCTCCACGATCGCGACGGCGATCCGTTTGCTCTTCGTCATGGGGGGGACGATACCTCAATCCCGGCGCGACGGGCAGAGCATGTTCATGCTCCCCCGTGGCGACCCGCCGGCGCGAGGTCGCAGACGAGGGTGACCGCGGTCCCCTCCCCCGGCGCGCTCGCGATCCGGAGCGCTCCGCCCATCTCCGCCGCCCGAGCGCGAAGGTTCTGAAGCCCGTGCCCGCCCCGGCCGGCGACGGGCGCGGAGGGCTCGGGAGGGGTGAAGCCGCCCCCGTCGTCGCGCACCTCGGCGCGAAGGCGCCCCGCCTCGACGCGCAGATCGATCGACACGCGCCGGCAGCCCGAGTGCTTGGCGGCGTTGTTCACCGCTTCCTTCAGGATCAGGTAGAGGTGGCGGCGCGTCTCGGGGGCGAGAGGAAGGGGAGGGTCTCCCGCCGGGGCGGTGATCCCGAAGGAAGCGCCGAGCGGCTCGAGGAGCCCGAGGCTGAACTGCCTCAGGCGCGCGACGACGCTCGCGAGGTCGTCGCGCCGCGGGTCGATCGACCAGACGATGTCGCTCATCGACTCGACGAGCGCGCGCGCGGAATCCCCCATGTCGCCGAGAATCCTCTGACTTTCCGCGGCGCCAAGAACGCCGGGGCGGCGCACCAGCTCGCTCTGGATGGCGATCCGCGAGAGGCTCGCCCCGAGGTCGTCGTGAAGGTCCGCCGCGATGCGCGTCCGCACGCGCTCGACCTCGAGGAGGCGGCGGACGCGAAGGCGATGGAACGCGGTGACGAGCCCCGCGGCCGCCGCCGCCGCGAGGAGGAGGAACCATCCGCGCTGCCAGATCGGCGGCGATATCGAGAAGCCCACCGTCGCCGGCACCGGGCTCCCCTGCGCGTCGCTGTTGAGCGCCCGGACGGCGAAGCGGTACGCGCCGGGGGCGAGCCGCGCGAAGTTCACCGCGCGCGTCTCGGTGGGTGCGCTCCACTCTCCACCGGCTCCCCCGAGGCGGTACTGGTACCTCAATCGCTCACCGACGCCGAAGTCGAGACCGACGAAGCCGATCTCGAGCTCGCGTTGGTCGGGGGCGAGGGCGATCCCATCGATCCCAGTCTCGCCCAGGAGACTGGCGGCCCGGCGCACCCCCCCGACGCGCAGGTCGGTGATCCAGACGGGGGGCGGGCTCCGGGGCTCCGGGGCCCTCGGCACGAGGCGCGAGACTCCGCCGGTGGAGCTGAACCAGACCGCTCCCTCGCGATCCGCCGCGGCGAGGGAGATCTCGCTGCCGGCGAGGCCGTCCGCGGGGGTGAGGTGCCGGAGCTTCCCGGTGGCGGGATCGAGGACATCGACGCCTTTCCCCGTGCCGAGGTAGATGCGCCCGAAGCGATCCTCGGCGACGGCATTCACCGATCGGTTCGTCAGCCCCTCCGCCGTCGAGTAGTGGACGAACGTCGGTTTTTCCGCTGCGGGGTCGTCCACCCTCGCCACCCCCTCATCCGTCGACGCGATCCATAGCCGGTCCCGTGAATCGCGGAAGATCGCCGCGATCGCCCCCGCCGGCACGCCGTCCTTCGCCGTGAAGGTCTGAGAGCGGCCGTCCCGGTACCGGACAAGCTCCGCGCCGCCGTATCCCAGCCAGACGTTGCCGGAGGCGTCCTCGGCAAAGGCGTTCGCGGCTTCGGCCGGGAGGATCGGGGGGCCAATCCTCTCGATCTTCCCGCTCGATCGTCTCCAGCGCATGACCGAGTACGCCGAGATCCAGACGTCCGCCCGCGAGTCCTCGAAGAGGCGGAAGATCTCGTCGGAGGGCATCCCGTCCTTCGTCGTGTAGATCGCGGAAGGGATCGCCCGCGCGAGATCCT includes:
- a CDS encoding protein DA1, producing the protein MRSPIAVAALCLLLLLAASAGPSRAAERCAYCGAPITGNYLEQDGRSYHRACWEEHVAPRCTICGGILNGTFLRDSWGNAYHASHRSEVPECEYCGRLISEALTHGGVRYPDGRNVCNLCRRSAVEGAGEGRKLLAEAASRIAALSIAVDVSEIRLRLIDADRMAEISGDSSRSRTGYTRYETITTVGARSTTETVTVHVLAGMPRIETLATMAHELTHVWMLRSGRLDTSPVLSEGSCNFAALTALSAYPGEEAAHVVTRMKKSKDPIYGEGLRRVARYVDRNGAAAWLALVRTRDDFPPGF
- a CDS encoding FecR domain-containing protein is translated as MKRTLLALMFLSALSPAPRLLAAQVPPDPHAPPEKPERIVRASFVEGDASYQRGDADDWNDLGANTPLMTGDSVYTAKEARAEISLGRGNFARLANDTQIDLVSLTSDVTQIGVSSGHMYLQVGSSPQGSTIEIDTPNATAAITAPGTYRVTVDPRRTSFEVVRGGLSVALNGEQLDVDDNETLGLDDAEPPTYEYGRVRPSGPFDAWAAGRDERFQKAESAHHVHADVDGYEDLDEHGAWRADPTYGSVWVPAGVSPDWAPYQSGRWVWQDPYGWTWVSYESWGWAPYHYGRWVSVGGGWAWVPPPPAGFIAPTPVVMPQPVYAPALVAFVGGSHWSVGVSIGSQPNIGWVPLAPAEPYYYPWQPAPTTSVHYTNITVVNSVTVVNQNTFVTGRGDRVHYRPEQVRDVPVMGTSPTGVAPTRDSLASYPPREGRKQVAPPPEQQRPFVTRLVPPPKQTPFRDKEQTIRTTGKPVREPIAYGGDVGKPYERGTKVPEGVNARSALSAERPQKLQARGENRGRGPRPIEHDIQPMTPHSEGKPEGAPAQVKPGMPGPHEPRGGTPSTASAGGEPPAATGQPAQPPEGESTKGHGRWQKLHRTPPPQSGQPQSGQPQSGQPQTKPPAEGGQRGQTGQEGTGSAQPAKPAGPAGSAPSHQHHPSGNGPSHHAAPSGTEPPQQARPSGGEKPAQAPPADVKQKDSKEKDGNAKKPEAEKKKKKKD
- a CDS encoding response regulator transcription factor, producing MTKSKRIAVAIVEDDESLRTGLAALITATTSYGLAGTFGSVEQALASLPRYPPDVLLLDIHLPGMLGSQGVRLLRERLPGMQVLMLTVFAEEDKIFESICNGACGYLLKNTAPSRLVEAIREAHEGGSPMSPEIARKVVTLFQRTHTPARDDERLTPHETRLLKLLSEGHSYQSAGEQLGVTVNTIRNYIRSIYGKLHVHSKSEAVTKALRARLIS